One region of Mangifera indica cultivar Alphonso chromosome 3, CATAS_Mindica_2.1, whole genome shotgun sequence genomic DNA includes:
- the LOC123211575 gene encoding paired amphipathic helix protein Sin3-like 4, with the protein MKRSNTQAFFQDPDHQTYDHFLPVQSDFRKPKFDCAAFTTRLNELLSKEDFLVAEEDAFLHAAADFLSEVKLRFKNHQAAYDSLLNALSGSQMGDELYKQIATVLGDQPDLMDEFRRNCEIFSVNKEQEEEHNHASNNSNKGGPGVDSVLKKGLSLFANIKNKLNDSDEYMNFLRKVHEYNIGRIGIKDLFHSLDEYSCIMEQFGEFLIQCGNKEDISEKADHTRLTIEKNKVSSKRLKAEHKRMKTEKGKEDKKKHEDWHKPLRDLDFSNCEQATFSYWHFPRNFIVPNSSGRSELDAQVLNDEWISRDPGKKNYRIRHHNEYEKALNKCEDDRFEADVLLDRLKSTINRIEDLLKGDTFDIKHGLSTLQQTCVKKFCVGIDLGEKNSKVVLNSILNRLKLQLEETEKEYSRCNRIWVGVYEEYIPRLH; encoded by the coding sequence ATGAAGAGATCCAATACGCAAGCCTTTTTCCAAGACCCAGATCATCAAACTTATGACCATTTTCTACCTGTTCAATCTGATTTTcgaaaaccaaaatttgattGCGCTGCTTTTACAACCCGACTGAACGAACTGCTATCGAAGGAAGATTTCTTAGTGGCTGAAGAAGATGCTTTCCTCCATGCTGCAGCCGATTTTCTGAGTGAGGTTAAGTTGCGTTTCAAGAATCATCAGGCTGCCTATGATTCTCTTTTGAATGCTTTAAGCGGAAGCCAAATGGGCGATGAACTTTACAAGCAAATAGCTACAGTTTTGGGGGATCAGCCAGATTTGATGGATGAGTTTCGTAGAAACTGTGAAATATTTAGCGTAAATAAGGAACAGGAAGAGGAACACAACCATGCTTCTAATAATTCCAATAAAGGCGGCCCTGGGGTTGATTCTGTCCTCAAGAAAGGGCTTAGTTTGTTTGCAAACATCAAGAATAAGTTAAATGATTCAGATGAGTACATGAATTTCCTGAGGAAGGTCCATGAATACAATATTGGAAGGATTGGAATTAAAGACTTGTTTCATTCACTTGATGAGTATTCTTGCATCATGGAACAATTTGGGGAGTTTTTGATTCAGTGTGGAAACAAAGAAGATATATCAGAGAAGGCTGATCATACAAGGTTGAcgattgaaaagaataaggttAGTTCTAAAAGACTGAAGGCAGAGCATAAAAGGATGAAGACTGAAAAGGGGAAAGAAGACAAGAAGAAGCATGAAGATTGGCATAAACCACTTAGAGATTTGGATTTTTCCAACTGTGAACAGGCTACTTTTAGCTACTGGCATTTCCCTAGAAACTTTATTGTTCCTAATTCTAGTGGCAGATCGGAGTTGGATGCTCAAGTGCTGAATGATGAGTGGATTTCTAGGGATCCAGGGAAAAAGAATTACAGAATCAGGCACCATAATGAGTATGAAAAAGCCCTCAACAAATGTGAAGATGATCGATTCGAGGCAGATGTTTTGCTGGATCGATTGAAGTCCACCATTAACAGAATTGAGGATTTATTGAAGGGTGACACCTTTGATATTAAACATGGCTTGAGCACCTTACAACAGACTTGTGTAAAGAAGTTCTGTGTAGGCATAGACTTGGGCGAGAAAAATTCTAAGGTTGTGCTCAATTCTATACTTAATCGCCTGAAATTGCAATTAGAAGAGACTGAAAAAGAATATAGTCGTTGCAATAGGATCTGGGTAGGTGTCTATGAAGAATATATTCCAAGACTGCATTAG